One stretch of Actinacidiphila sp. DG2A-62 DNA includes these proteins:
- a CDS encoding ABC transporter ATP-binding protein, which produces MADPFAADVLPAPKNAQLTLLRSLLHDHRRRVWLGTVLLLVQQAAVQAGPLLVAYAIDHAIPQVRHGRHGALIAVACGYLACGLAAGVLQRGFIRVAARVSQDVLVDLRGRIFRHAQTLSLDFHERYTSGRLIARATSDVETIRELLTDGLEELVEVVLSAVYISVLLFFLDWRLALATLASYGPLYVAVRIFQRRSMIAYRRRSTAIAAVIVKFTETMNGIRPVKAFRREEPNDAAFAELNRRHERANGDAILEMARYVVGSRLIANITIAAIVLWGAYRVAEGGMALGVLAAFVLYLRRLYDPIDRLGMFLNSYQSAAASLEKIAGLLAQEPTVPEPREPRPLPERGGELPGREVVFDGVRFAYRTGGEVLPRFDLTLPAGQTVAVVGATGAGKSTLAKLLARFYDPTDGRVLLDGVDLRDLARPDLRDLARPDLRRGVVMVTQEAFLFSGTVADNIAIGRPDATREQVEEAARAIGAHDFIAALPDGYDTDVRKRGGRISAGQRQLVAFARALLADPAVLILDEATSSLDVPGERAVQHAMHTVLRGRTAVIIAHRLSTVEIADRVLVMRDGRVVEDGPPADLIAGSGHFAGLHQAWRDSLV; this is translated from the coding sequence GTGGCCGACCCGTTCGCCGCGGACGTCCTGCCCGCGCCCAAGAACGCCCAGCTCACCCTGCTGCGTTCGCTGCTGCACGACCACCGGCGCCGGGTCTGGCTGGGCACCGTCCTGCTGCTGGTCCAGCAGGCCGCGGTCCAGGCCGGGCCGCTGCTCGTCGCGTACGCCATCGACCACGCCATCCCGCAGGTGCGGCACGGCCGGCACGGCGCGCTGATCGCCGTCGCCTGCGGCTACCTGGCCTGCGGACTGGCCGCCGGCGTGCTGCAGCGCGGCTTCATCCGGGTCGCCGCCCGGGTCAGCCAGGACGTGCTGGTGGACCTGCGCGGCCGGATCTTCCGGCACGCCCAGACCCTCAGCCTGGACTTCCACGAGCGCTACACCTCCGGCCGGCTGATCGCCCGCGCCACCTCCGACGTCGAGACGATCCGCGAACTGCTCACCGACGGCCTGGAGGAACTGGTCGAGGTGGTGCTCTCCGCGGTGTACATCAGCGTGCTGCTGTTCTTCCTGGACTGGCGGCTCGCGCTCGCCACGCTCGCGTCGTACGGGCCGCTCTACGTCGCCGTCCGGATCTTCCAGCGCCGCTCGATGATCGCCTACCGCAGACGTTCGACGGCCATCGCCGCGGTCATCGTGAAGTTCACCGAGACGATGAACGGCATCCGGCCGGTGAAGGCGTTCCGCCGCGAGGAGCCCAATGACGCGGCCTTCGCCGAGCTGAACCGCCGCCACGAGCGCGCCAACGGCGACGCCATCCTGGAGATGGCCCGCTACGTCGTCGGCTCCCGCCTGATCGCCAACATCACCATCGCGGCCATCGTGCTGTGGGGCGCCTACCGGGTGGCCGAGGGCGGCATGGCGCTCGGCGTCCTCGCCGCGTTCGTGCTCTACCTGCGCCGGCTGTACGACCCGATCGACCGGCTGGGGATGTTCCTCAACTCCTACCAGTCGGCCGCCGCCTCGCTGGAGAAGATCGCCGGGCTGCTCGCCCAGGAGCCGACCGTGCCCGAGCCGCGCGAGCCGCGCCCGCTGCCCGAGCGCGGCGGCGAACTGCCCGGCCGCGAGGTGGTCTTCGACGGCGTGCGGTTCGCCTACCGCACCGGCGGCGAGGTGCTGCCGCGGTTCGACCTGACGCTGCCGGCCGGCCAGACCGTCGCCGTGGTCGGCGCGACCGGCGCGGGCAAGTCGACGCTGGCCAAGCTGCTGGCCCGGTTCTACGACCCGACCGACGGCCGGGTGCTGCTCGACGGCGTCGACCTGCGCGACCTGGCCCGTCCCGACCTGCGCGACCTGGCCCGTCCCGACCTGCGCCGCGGGGTGGTGATGGTGACCCAGGAGGCGTTCCTGTTCTCCGGCACGGTCGCGGACAACATCGCCATCGGACGCCCCGACGCCACCCGCGAGCAGGTCGAGGAGGCCGCCCGGGCGATCGGCGCGCACGACTTCATCGCCGCGCTCCCGGACGGCTACGACACCGACGTGCGCAAGCGCGGCGGCCGGATCTCCGCGGGGCAGCGCCAACTGGTCGCGTTCGCGCGGGCGCTGCTCGCGGACCCGGCGGTGCTGATCCTGGACGAGGCCACCTCCTCGCTCGACGTGCCGGGCGAACGGGCGGTGCAGCACGCCATGCACACGGTGCTGCGCGGCCGCACCGCGGTGATCATCGCGCACCGGCTGTCCACGGTGGAGATCGCCGACCGGGTGCTGGTGATGCGCGACGGCCGCGTGGTCGAGGACGGCCCGCCCGCCGACCTGATCGCCGGCTCCGGCCACTTCGCGGGCCTGCACCAGGCCTGGCGCGACAGCCTGGTCTGA
- a CDS encoding ABC transporter ATP-binding protein — MPATTPDAAPVRPPSRSSVRSLLRLWPYVRPVRARLGWSAAVAIVASCMALLIPLVLKWMVDGPISDHDTGGIWIGGLLVLVLGLLEAGLFGVRRWLVARPLAGVEAAMRADLYRRLQRLPVAFHDRWASGQLLSRATMDLQILRMFLAFPLVFLVVNTATVVIGFAILFVQSWLLGLLLLAPAVPLVVLCSYFETSYALAARRAQDQAGDLATLVEESVLGIRIVKAFGRHRSQARAFRDQTQGLWRTEMRKARLLSDLWAVIITLPEIAIGAALVVGVLQVSDDRLSAGTLVAFLSTALALRWPVESIGFLLAMTNESATAADRYFEAMDTAETDPGGADLPHHADGIRLEGVRFRYPDAPDGTPDLLTGVDLHVRTGETMALVGATGCGKTTLTALLPRLHEATGGRITLDGADIAELPVGRVRELVAVAFEEPTLFSATVRENVLMGAGPDGADEAQVRRALEVAQCDFVDRLPQGLDTQVGEQGLSLSGGQRQRLALARAVVGRPRFLVLDDPLSALDVHTEALVEAALREVLRRTTALVVAHRPSTVLLADRVALMSGGRVTAVGTHAELLRDSAEYRRLMSGGDDAEAAETSQSPGGADTPDAADTPDAADLDEAAGLERSDAR; from the coding sequence ATGCCTGCCACGACCCCCGACGCCGCGCCCGTCCGCCCGCCCTCCCGCTCCTCCGTCCGCTCGCTGCTGCGGCTGTGGCCCTACGTCAGACCCGTGCGCGCCAGGCTCGGCTGGTCGGCGGCCGTCGCGATCGTCGCCTCCTGCATGGCGCTGCTCATCCCGCTGGTGCTCAAGTGGATGGTCGACGGACCGATCTCCGACCACGACACCGGCGGCATCTGGATCGGCGGCCTGCTCGTGCTGGTCCTCGGCCTGCTGGAGGCCGGGCTGTTCGGCGTTCGGCGCTGGCTGGTGGCCCGGCCGCTGGCCGGCGTCGAGGCGGCGATGCGCGCCGACCTCTACCGCAGGCTGCAGCGGCTCCCGGTGGCGTTCCACGACCGCTGGGCGTCCGGCCAGCTGCTGTCGCGCGCCACCATGGACCTGCAGATCCTGCGCATGTTCCTGGCGTTCCCGCTGGTCTTCCTGGTGGTCAACACCGCCACCGTGGTCATCGGCTTCGCGATCCTGTTCGTCCAGTCCTGGCTGCTCGGGCTGCTGCTGCTGGCCCCGGCGGTGCCGCTGGTCGTCCTCTGCTCGTACTTCGAGACCTCCTACGCGCTGGCCGCCCGCCGCGCCCAGGACCAGGCCGGCGACCTGGCCACGCTGGTCGAGGAGTCGGTGCTCGGCATCCGCATCGTCAAGGCGTTCGGCCGGCACCGCAGCCAGGCCCGCGCCTTCCGCGACCAGACGCAGGGGCTGTGGCGCACCGAGATGCGCAAGGCCCGGCTGCTGTCCGACCTGTGGGCGGTCATCATCACCCTGCCCGAGATCGCGATCGGCGCCGCCCTGGTCGTCGGCGTCCTCCAGGTCTCCGACGACCGGCTGTCCGCCGGCACCCTGGTCGCCTTCCTGTCCACCGCGCTGGCGCTGCGCTGGCCGGTGGAGTCCATCGGCTTCCTGCTCGCCATGACCAACGAGTCGGCGACCGCGGCCGACCGCTACTTCGAGGCGATGGACACCGCGGAGACCGACCCGGGCGGAGCGGACCTGCCGCACCACGCCGACGGCATCCGGCTGGAAGGCGTCCGCTTCCGCTACCCCGACGCCCCGGACGGCACTCCCGACCTGCTCACCGGCGTCGACCTGCACGTGCGGACCGGCGAGACCATGGCCCTGGTCGGCGCCACCGGCTGCGGCAAGACCACGCTCACCGCGCTGCTGCCCCGGCTGCACGAGGCCACCGGCGGCCGGATCACCCTGGACGGCGCCGACATCGCCGAGCTGCCGGTGGGCCGGGTCCGCGAGCTGGTCGCGGTCGCCTTCGAGGAGCCGACCCTCTTCTCCGCGACCGTGCGGGAGAACGTCCTGATGGGCGCGGGTCCGGACGGCGCCGACGAGGCGCAGGTGCGGCGGGCGCTGGAGGTCGCCCAGTGCGACTTCGTCGACCGGCTGCCCCAAGGACTGGACACCCAGGTCGGCGAGCAGGGCCTGAGCCTGTCCGGCGGCCAGCGGCAGCGGCTCGCACTGGCCCGCGCGGTGGTCGGCCGGCCCCGCTTCCTGGTGCTGGACGACCCGCTGTCGGCGCTGGACGTGCACACCGAGGCGCTGGTCGAGGCCGCGCTGCGGGAGGTGCTGCGCCGGACCACCGCGCTGGTCGTCGCGCACCGGCCGTCGACCGTCCTGCTCGCCGACCGGGTCGCGCTGATGTCCGGCGGCCGCGTCACGGCGGTCGGCACCCACGCCGAACTGCTGCGGGACAGCGCGGAGTACCGGCGCCTGATGTCCGGCGGGGACGACGCGGAGGCGGCGGAGACCTCGCAGTCCCCGGGCGGCGCGGACACCCCGGACGCCGCGGACACCCCGGACGCCGCGGACCTGGACGAGGCCGCCGGCCTGGAGAGGAGCGACGCACGATGA
- a CDS encoding MFS transporter, with product MPDTSRRFRRPAPGSRPGPAARLAVLRERDFRRFFLGYATSLLGSSMASVAVTFAVLGAGGGGTEVGAVLAARTLPLVLVLLVGGVVSDRLGSRRVMLAADAVRCLTQAGLAAVLFARAPALWTLIALVALWGAAEALFTPALGALVPGITRDAVLSDANALLGMVRSGASIVGPVLAGLLTAAVGAAVVLALDAASYAASVVALLLLPRTAPPAAHTASFAAELREGWTEFRSRTWVWVTSVHYCLFNFVVWAPFLVLGPVLAQRRLGGASAWGVVMAVYGAGAVAGGLALLGRRPRRPVFTATAASLGFALPPAALAAGRSLPWICAGAFAAGVGAAVSGALSTTAIQRQVPREALARVSAYESFGAFVLGPAGLAAAGPLAALAGAPRVLALGAAWQVAAVAVVLAVPEVRGADRGGAADPADGPESPPPAPAPGAPDPAAPAPASCTDP from the coding sequence ATGCCCGACACCTCCCGGCGCTTCCGCCGCCCCGCTCCCGGCTCCCGCCCCGGCCCCGCCGCCCGGCTCGCGGTCCTGCGCGAACGCGACTTCCGCCGCTTCTTCCTCGGCTACGCCACCTCGCTGCTCGGCTCGTCCATGGCGTCGGTCGCGGTGACCTTCGCGGTCCTGGGCGCCGGCGGCGGGGGCACGGAGGTGGGCGCGGTGCTTGCCGCGCGGACGCTGCCGCTCGTGCTCGTGCTGCTCGTCGGCGGCGTCGTCTCCGACCGGCTCGGCAGCCGCCGCGTGATGCTCGCCGCCGACGCCGTGCGCTGCCTCACCCAGGCGGGCCTCGCGGCCGTCCTGTTCGCCCGCGCCCCCGCGCTGTGGACGCTGATCGCGCTGGTCGCCCTCTGGGGCGCGGCGGAGGCGCTGTTCACCCCGGCACTGGGCGCGCTGGTGCCGGGCATCACCCGCGACGCGGTGCTGTCCGACGCCAACGCGCTGCTGGGCATGGTCCGTTCCGGCGCGTCCATCGTCGGCCCGGTGCTCGCGGGGCTGCTCACCGCGGCCGTGGGCGCGGCCGTCGTGCTCGCCCTGGACGCCGCGAGCTACGCGGCCAGCGTCGTCGCGCTCCTGCTGCTGCCCCGCACCGCGCCGCCGGCCGCGCACACGGCGTCCTTCGCGGCCGAACTGCGCGAGGGCTGGACGGAGTTCCGGTCCCGTACGTGGGTGTGGGTGACCTCGGTGCACTACTGCCTGTTCAACTTCGTGGTCTGGGCGCCGTTCCTGGTCCTCGGACCGGTGCTCGCGCAGCGCCGGCTCGGCGGCGCGAGCGCGTGGGGCGTGGTCATGGCGGTGTACGGCGCGGGCGCGGTGGCCGGCGGCCTGGCGCTGCTCGGCCGCCGGCCCCGCCGGCCGGTGTTCACGGCGACCGCCGCCTCGCTGGGCTTCGCGCTGCCGCCCGCGGCGCTCGCGGCCGGCCGGAGCCTGCCGTGGATCTGCGCGGGCGCGTTCGCCGCGGGCGTCGGCGCGGCGGTGTCCGGCGCGCTCTCCACCACCGCCATCCAGCGGCAGGTGCCGCGTGAGGCGCTCGCGCGGGTGAGCGCGTACGAGAGCTTCGGGGCGTTCGTCCTCGGGCCCGCGGGACTGGCCGCCGCGGGACCGCTGGCCGCCCTCGCCGGCGCGCCGCGCGTCCTGGCCCTCGGCGCGGCCTGGCAGGTCGCCGCGGTGGCCGTGGTCCTCGCCGTCCCCGAGGTCCGCGGCGCGGACCGGGGCGGAGCCGCGGACCCGGCGGACGGACCGGAGAGCCCGCCCCCCGCGCCTGCGCCGGGCGCTCCCGATCCCGCGGCCCCCGCGCCCGCTAGCTGTACTGACCCGTGA
- a CDS encoding MFS transporter, whose product MSSSPSRGAAGRQPGAARPDAARPPRSARPLGAATAARNGGLPDPGRLWSANFRLYFTARSVAMLGDTMLPVALSAGLLSYGYSAGDIGLVMAASTACFAGLVVFGGVFADRFNARAMMIGADLVRVCSQSLAAYLFLTHRVRLWEVAVIAVVNGTAAAMFQPGVASTVPRVAADVQGANAVTRTAESTAGLLGPAFAGVLIGLTSPGAVFVVHASTYATSAACLVLLRLAPLPPRVSRAVSTFRTDLAEGWREFRARTWMWSVIVVWMVYMVCMVGPFTPLAAGQLIPAHGAGAYGLVNSALGGGTAAGALLAMRLRARRPLRAGSFAVFATCLMPLSVGLALPVPAVCGCVFVAGVGSAYWGVNWATSVQTQVPGDILNRIHAYEVAGSVAMVPVGQALAGPAAAAFGASHVLLAGSAVAVTVATTLLCVPAIRDLRRVP is encoded by the coding sequence GTGAGTTCTTCCCCGTCCCGTGGCGCCGCAGGCCGACAGCCCGGCGCCGCCCGGCCGGACGCCGCCCGCCCGCCGAGGTCCGCCCGGCCGCTCGGCGCCGCGACCGCCGCGCGGAACGGCGGGCTCCCCGACCCCGGGCGGCTGTGGTCGGCGAACTTCCGGCTCTACTTCACCGCCCGCTCGGTGGCGATGCTCGGCGACACCATGCTGCCGGTGGCGCTGTCGGCCGGCCTGTTGTCGTACGGCTACTCGGCCGGCGACATCGGTCTGGTGATGGCGGCCTCCACGGCGTGCTTCGCGGGCCTGGTGGTCTTCGGCGGGGTGTTCGCCGACCGGTTCAACGCGCGGGCGATGATGATCGGCGCGGACCTGGTGCGGGTGTGCTCGCAGTCGCTGGCCGCGTACCTCTTCCTGACCCACCGGGTGCGGCTGTGGGAGGTCGCGGTGATCGCGGTGGTCAACGGCACGGCGGCGGCGATGTTCCAGCCGGGCGTGGCCAGCACGGTGCCGCGGGTGGCGGCGGACGTGCAGGGCGCCAACGCGGTGACGCGCACCGCGGAGTCCACCGCGGGCCTGCTGGGACCGGCGTTCGCCGGTGTGCTGATCGGACTGACCTCGCCCGGCGCGGTGTTCGTGGTGCACGCCTCCACCTACGCCACCAGCGCGGCCTGCCTGGTGCTGCTGCGGCTCGCGCCGCTGCCGCCGCGGGTGTCGCGCGCGGTGAGCACCTTCCGCACCGATCTGGCCGAGGGGTGGCGGGAGTTCAGGGCCCGCACCTGGATGTGGTCGGTGATCGTGGTGTGGATGGTGTACATGGTCTGCATGGTCGGGCCGTTCACGCCGCTGGCCGCGGGGCAGTTGATCCCGGCGCACGGCGCGGGCGCGTACGGCCTGGTCAACTCGGCGCTGGGCGGCGGCACCGCGGCCGGGGCGCTGCTCGCGATGCGGCTGCGGGCGCGGCGGCCGCTGCGCGCGGGGTCGTTCGCGGTCTTCGCCACCTGTCTGATGCCGCTGTCGGTGGGCCTCGCGCTGCCGGTCCCGGCGGTCTGCGGCTGCGTCTTCGTCGCCGGCGTCGGCTCGGCGTACTGGGGCGTGAACTGGGCGACCTCGGTGCAGACGCAGGTGCCGGGCGACATCCTCAACCGGATCCACGCCTACGAGGTGGCCGGCTCGGTGGCCATGGTCCCGGTCGGCCAGGCGCTGGCCGGCCCGGCCGCGGCGGCCTTCGGCGCCTCGCACGTCCTGCTGGCCGGGAGCGCGGTGGCGGTCACCGTCGCCACGACGCTGCTCTGCGTGCCCGCGATCCGCGATCTGCGCCGGGTGCCCTAG
- a CDS encoding MarR family winged helix-turn-helix transcriptional regulator: MTTARDVTTPTTRREDVERKSEIVRVLVEVGSSANAVVARVLGEYGVPASVASTLWALAPGTEPPTMRDIAARLRCDPSTVSLAADKLQRAGLVARQPHPVDGRKRNLALTERGHELWEVLRTRLHASGLFTGLDAEEQHTLLALLTKMQRPR; this comes from the coding sequence ATGACCACTGCCCGTGACGTGACGACGCCGACGACCCGCCGTGAGGACGTCGAGCGGAAATCCGAGATCGTTCGTGTTCTCGTGGAGGTGGGGAGCTCCGCGAACGCAGTCGTAGCCCGGGTGCTCGGCGAGTACGGAGTGCCGGCTTCCGTCGCCAGCACGCTGTGGGCGCTTGCGCCGGGAACTGAGCCGCCGACGATGCGGGACATCGCGGCCCGCCTCCGCTGCGATCCCTCGACGGTCAGTCTCGCTGCCGACAAACTCCAGAGAGCGGGACTCGTTGCCCGCCAACCGCACCCCGTCGACGGCCGCAAGCGAAACCTGGCTCTGACGGAACGCGGGCACGAACTATGGGAGGTGCTCAGAACGCGGCTTCACGCCTCCGGCCTCTTCACTGGTCTCGACGCGGAGGAACAGCACACCCTGCTCGCGCTGCTGACGAAAATGCAGCGGCCGCGCTGA
- the glgX gene encoding glycogen debranching protein GlgX codes for MPRPARAEAPAAGRAAPPLWPGGPQPLGARFRTGPDGRTGTNFALWAGGAESVELCLFDADGTQTRVPLTELTHEVWHGFLPGIGPGQRYGYRVGGRWDPWTGARWNPAKLLLDPYARAVDGEFVLAPETYGHVRDWPERHVADTVRDDRDSAPFVPKGVVVDDDDDWQDDRRPKTPWSDSVIYELHVRGFTRRHPEVPPKLRGTYAGLAHPAAIAHLTSLGVTAVELLPVHQFAHEEHLERRGLRNYWGYNSIGYFAPHAGYSASGSGGQQVGEFKRMVRALHAAGIEVILDVVYNHTAEGGQGGPTLSLRGIDNRGYYRLGADPRGYTDYTGCGNTLAVVQPQVLRLITDSLRYWVTEMGVDGFRFDLAAALARAMHDVDMLSPFLAVIAQDPVLRRVKLIAEPWDVGAGGYQVGAFPPLWTEWNDRFRDTVRDFWRGATGDVRDLGYRLSGSSDLYDWGGRRPYASVNYVTAHDGFTLRDLVSYNHKHNAANGEDGRDGSDDNRSWNCGAEGETDDPAVAALRRRQLRNLLGTLLLSTGVPMLVAGDELGRTQGGNNNAYCQDNATSWVDWSLLEDPGWRSLRDLAARLIALRRAHPVLRRGGFFSGLALAPEGLRDVAWFRPDGREMTEGDWFAQSSTLGMFLSGRDIPQRDARGGRVVDDSFLLLAHGGHRPVSFVLPGAPWAAGYALLLDTAREQAWLGPADGEPAEADAARVPEVPGGARLSVPGRSLRLYRVRETR; via the coding sequence GTGCCGCGCCCGGCGCGCGCCGAGGCGCCCGCCGCCGGGCGCGCCGCGCCCCCGCTGTGGCCCGGCGGCCCGCAGCCGCTCGGCGCGCGCTTCCGCACCGGCCCGGACGGCCGCACCGGCACCAACTTCGCGCTGTGGGCGGGCGGCGCGGAGTCCGTCGAGCTGTGCCTGTTCGACGCCGACGGCACGCAGACGCGGGTGCCGCTGACGGAGCTGACGCACGAGGTGTGGCACGGCTTCCTGCCCGGGATCGGGCCGGGACAGCGCTACGGCTACCGGGTCGGCGGCCGGTGGGACCCGTGGACCGGCGCCCGCTGGAACCCCGCGAAGCTGCTGCTCGACCCCTACGCGCGGGCGGTGGACGGCGAGTTCGTGCTCGCGCCCGAGACGTACGGCCATGTGCGGGACTGGCCGGAGCGGCACGTCGCGGACACCGTGCGGGACGACCGGGACTCCGCGCCCTTCGTCCCCAAGGGCGTGGTGGTCGACGATGACGACGACTGGCAGGACGACCGCAGGCCGAAGACGCCCTGGTCGGACTCGGTGATCTACGAGCTGCACGTGCGCGGCTTCACCCGCCGCCACCCGGAGGTACCGCCAAAGCTGCGCGGCACCTACGCGGGCCTGGCGCACCCGGCGGCGATCGCGCACCTGACCTCGCTCGGGGTGACGGCGGTGGAACTGCTGCCGGTGCACCAGTTCGCGCACGAGGAGCACCTGGAGCGCCGGGGTCTGCGCAACTACTGGGGCTACAACTCGATCGGCTACTTCGCCCCGCACGCCGGCTACAGCGCGAGCGGCTCGGGCGGGCAGCAGGTCGGCGAGTTCAAGCGGATGGTGCGGGCGCTGCACGCCGCCGGCATCGAGGTGATCCTCGACGTGGTCTACAACCACACCGCCGAGGGCGGCCAGGGCGGCCCGACGCTGTCGCTGCGCGGCATCGACAACCGCGGCTACTACCGGCTCGGCGCCGACCCGCGCGGCTACACCGACTACACCGGCTGCGGCAACACACTCGCCGTGGTGCAGCCGCAGGTGCTGCGGCTGATCACCGACTCGCTGCGCTACTGGGTCACCGAGATGGGCGTGGACGGCTTCCGCTTCGACCTCGCGGCGGCGCTGGCCCGGGCGATGCACGACGTGGACATGCTCTCCCCGTTTCTCGCGGTGATCGCGCAGGACCCGGTGCTGCGCCGGGTCAAGCTGATCGCCGAGCCGTGGGACGTGGGCGCCGGCGGCTACCAGGTGGGCGCGTTCCCGCCGCTGTGGACGGAGTGGAACGACCGTTTCCGCGACACCGTGCGGGACTTCTGGCGCGGCGCCACCGGGGACGTGCGCGACCTCGGCTACCGGCTGTCGGGCTCCAGCGACCTCTACGACTGGGGCGGCCGGCGGCCGTACGCCTCGGTCAACTACGTGACCGCGCACGACGGCTTCACGCTGCGCGACCTGGTGTCGTACAACCACAAGCACAACGCGGCCAACGGCGAGGACGGCCGGGACGGCTCGGACGACAACCGGTCGTGGAACTGCGGCGCGGAGGGTGAGACCGACGACCCGGCGGTGGCGGCGCTGCGCCGCCGGCAGTTGCGCAACCTGCTGGGCACGCTGCTGCTGTCCACCGGTGTGCCGATGCTGGTCGCGGGCGACGAGCTGGGCCGCACCCAGGGCGGCAACAACAACGCGTACTGCCAGGACAACGCGACGAGCTGGGTGGACTGGTCGCTGCTGGAGGACCCCGGCTGGCGGTCGCTGCGGGACCTGGCGGCGCGGCTGATCGCGTTGCGCCGCGCGCACCCGGTGCTGCGCCGCGGCGGCTTCTTCTCCGGTCTCGCGCTGGCGCCGGAGGGGCTGCGCGACGTGGCGTGGTTCCGGCCGGACGGGCGGGAGATGACGGAGGGCGACTGGTTCGCGCAGTCCTCGACGTTGGGGATGTTCCTGTCCGGGCGCGACATACCGCAGCGCGACGCGCGCGGCGGCCGGGTGGTCGACGACAGCTTCCTGCTGCTCGCGCACGGCGGGCACCGGCCGGTGTCCTTCGTGCTGCCGGGCGCGCCGTGGGCGGCGGGCTACGCGCTGCTGCTGGACACCGCGCGGGAGCAGGCGTGGCTGGGACCGGCCGACGGGGAGCCGGCGGAGGCGGACGCGGCACGGGTTCCCGAGGTGCCGGGCGGGGCGCGGCTGAGCGTCCCCGGACGCTCGCTGCGGCTGTACCGGGTACGGGAAACGCGCTGA
- a CDS encoding NAD-dependent epimerase/dehydratase family protein — MIMEDRMAHGHEDETVLVTGGTGYLAGWVIAGLLQRGYRVRTTVRSLGKAEQVRAAVGERAGAEAAGTIEFAVADLLSDEGWDGAFEGAHYVIHTASPMPFDPGVDLITTAREGTRRVLGAAARAGVKRAVLTSSGITAGAGDSGTPATETTYAEPSGTPAHAYPDSKILAERDAWELATATGLELSAVLPTFMQGPPLGARNGAGTTDVIRRLLAREIPAVPNIGWNVVDVRDVAELHILAMTNPAAAGQRFLASGSFLWYRDIARILRDKLPDEAAKVPTRTMPDIIVKLLARRNPQLAMVRPQLGRKRLVDNSKARTQLGWQPRPTEQTITDTAAVLTAKDSASR; from the coding sequence ATGATTATGGAGGATCGAATGGCGCACGGTCACGAAGATGAGACGGTGCTCGTTACCGGCGGAACGGGCTACCTGGCAGGCTGGGTGATCGCGGGCCTGCTCCAGCGCGGCTACCGGGTGCGTACCACCGTGCGCAGCCTCGGCAAGGCGGAGCAGGTACGTGCCGCCGTCGGCGAGCGCGCGGGCGCGGAAGCGGCCGGGACCATCGAGTTCGCTGTCGCTGATCTCCTCAGCGACGAGGGCTGGGACGGGGCCTTCGAGGGCGCCCATTACGTGATTCACACCGCGTCGCCGATGCCCTTCGACCCGGGCGTAGATCTCATCACGACGGCCCGCGAGGGCACCCGTCGCGTCCTGGGTGCCGCCGCACGCGCCGGGGTGAAGCGTGCCGTGCTCACGTCTTCCGGCATCACGGCCGGTGCGGGTGACTCGGGCACGCCCGCGACCGAAACGACATACGCCGAGCCGTCCGGCACCCCAGCTCACGCGTACCCGGACTCCAAGATCCTCGCTGAGCGCGACGCATGGGAACTTGCTACCGCGACTGGGCTCGAACTGTCCGCCGTCCTGCCGACGTTCATGCAAGGCCCCCCGCTGGGCGCGCGGAACGGGGCAGGAACGACCGACGTGATCCGCCGCCTGCTCGCCCGGGAAATCCCCGCCGTTCCGAACATCGGATGGAATGTCGTCGACGTCCGTGACGTCGCCGAACTGCACATTCTCGCCATGACGAATCCAGCCGCCGCAGGCCAGCGTTTCCTCGCTTCGGGCAGCTTCCTGTGGTACCGGGACATCGCCCGCATCCTGCGCGACAAGCTCCCGGACGAAGCCGCCAAGGTGCCCACGCGCACCATGCCCGACATCATCGTCAAGCTGCTCGCTCGGCGGAACCCGCAGCTGGCGATGGTCCGCCCCCAGCTCGGCCGCAAGAGGCTCGTCGATAACAGCAAGGCACGTACGCAGCTTGGCTGGCAGCCTCGCCCCACCGAACAGACGATCACCGACACTGCCGCCGTGCTCACGGCTAAAGACTCGGCAAGTCGGTAA